One genomic segment of Gemmatimonadaceae bacterium includes these proteins:
- a CDS encoding GMC family oxidoreductase translates to MTEREYDIVIIGSGAGGGTVAQELGKLVADGRRVLLLEQGARLAEHEFTGRELDMSDALYEDAGGFLTADGTMTLAFGRVYGGSTVVYTGTSLIAPRRVIERWNVPGLAHADIEYRSRRYMVENNVHYLPDEELNDNNRLFALGCERAGYHAEQFPLNLRGCRGSSLCNLGCPNGAKMGTNRVQLPAAERLGVEVVTRAEALRVEDRVVVSRVRPRATGDKGSSSEWAPGTYRIRAGMVVCAGGAVGTSALLLRSGLARVVPRLGDGFTCHPAHILVGEHAEPITNDVGHPKSFFLDRAVEERFVLETCMYFPFVTAKNLTGFGAAHSAFMRAFPRLQMILVLACDRAVKENRVAVDGGGRPVVHYQFTDEVVSSLVRATRASARIFFAAGAFRVHAPSADPPLVERSQRDEIDALIGAHHFQTGRISISAAHLMGGCGMGRNARDSVTDSWGRVHGVPWLRVADSSLFPDALEINPYVTVMALADRTAQAVQADAGELLGGRAVLTTA, encoded by the coding sequence ATGACGGAGCGCGAGTACGACATCGTGATCATCGGCTCGGGCGCGGGCGGGGGCACCGTTGCGCAGGAGCTTGGCAAGCTCGTCGCCGACGGCCGGCGCGTCTTGCTCCTCGAACAGGGTGCGCGTCTCGCGGAACACGAGTTCACCGGTCGCGAGCTCGACATGTCGGACGCGCTCTACGAGGACGCCGGTGGTTTTCTCACCGCCGACGGCACGATGACCCTGGCGTTCGGACGCGTGTATGGCGGGTCGACGGTCGTCTATACGGGGACGTCGCTCATTGCACCGCGACGCGTCATCGAACGATGGAACGTGCCTGGACTCGCACACGCCGACATCGAATACCGATCGCGGCGCTACATGGTCGAGAACAACGTGCACTACCTGCCTGACGAGGAGCTGAACGACAATAATCGACTCTTCGCGTTAGGCTGCGAGCGCGCGGGGTACCATGCCGAACAGTTTCCGCTCAACCTACGCGGCTGTCGCGGGTCGAGCCTGTGCAACCTCGGCTGCCCGAACGGCGCCAAAATGGGCACGAATCGCGTTCAGCTGCCGGCAGCCGAGCGGCTCGGCGTCGAGGTGGTCACGCGAGCGGAGGCGCTGCGCGTGGAGGATCGTGTCGTCGTCTCCCGCGTTCGGCCGCGTGCGACAGGCGATAAGGGTTCATCCTCGGAATGGGCGCCGGGCACGTATCGTATTCGAGCCGGGATGGTCGTTTGCGCCGGCGGCGCCGTCGGCACGTCAGCGCTGCTGCTGCGCTCCGGACTTGCGCGCGTCGTGCCGCGACTCGGCGATGGCTTCACCTGTCATCCAGCACACATTCTCGTCGGCGAGCACGCCGAACCGATCACGAATGACGTCGGGCATCCGAAGAGCTTCTTTCTCGACCGCGCCGTCGAGGAAAGGTTTGTCCTCGAGACGTGCATGTACTTCCCGTTCGTGACGGCGAAGAACCTAACGGGATTCGGAGCAGCGCACAGCGCGTTCATGCGTGCCTTCCCCAGGCTGCAGATGATTCTCGTGCTGGCGTGTGATCGCGCGGTGAAAGAGAACCGCGTCGCGGTCGACGGAGGCGGGCGACCTGTTGTGCACTATCAATTCACCGACGAGGTGGTCAGCTCGTTGGTACGCGCGACACGTGCTTCGGCGCGGATCTTCTTTGCCGCGGGCGCATTCCGTGTGCACGCGCCATCGGCCGATCCGCCGTTGGTGGAACGCTCACAAAGAGACGAGATCGACGCGCTGATCGGTGCGCACCACTTTCAGACCGGTCGTATCTCGATCTCCGCCGCGCATCTCATGGGGGGTTGCGGCATGGGACGCAACGCGCGTGACTCGGTGACCGACAGCTGGGGCCGCGTGCACGGGGTGCCTTGGCTTCGCGTCGCCGACTCGAGCCTCTTTCCCGATGCGCTCGAGATCAATCCGTACGTGACGGTGATGGCCCTGGCGGATAGAACTGCACAGGCGGTGCAAGCCGACGCGGGAGAATTGCTCGGGGGACGCGCCGTACTCACTACCGCCTGA
- a CDS encoding Lrp/AsnC family transcriptional regulator: MNHSLDTLEVPLTTVARTLDETDRQIVAFLQRDARMANAEIARRLRMAPSAIYDRIRKLEERHIIDGYEARVNAKAVGLGLTAFIFVRGEDGVGDTKTGMLLSRIPEAQEVHHVAGEDCYLVKVRVADTDSLGTLLRERIGAIKSVRSTRTTIVLGTLRETYRLPVGVEPDAETAR, translated from the coding sequence ATGAATCACTCTCTCGATACGCTCGAGGTGCCCCTCACCACGGTCGCCCGCACCCTCGACGAGACAGACCGACAGATCGTCGCCTTTCTGCAGCGCGACGCAAGGATGGCCAATGCCGAGATCGCCCGGCGATTGCGCATGGCGCCATCGGCGATCTACGATCGCATTCGCAAGCTCGAGGAGCGCCACATCATCGACGGCTATGAGGCGCGCGTGAACGCGAAGGCCGTAGGCCTCGGGCTCACGGCATTCATCTTCGTCCGCGGAGAGGACGGCGTGGGCGACACGAAGACGGGGATGCTGCTCTCGAGGATCCCCGAGGCCCAAGAGGTCCATCACGTCGCCGGCGAAGATTGTTACCTCGTGAAAGTACGCGTCGCCGATACTGACTCGTTAGGTACGTTATTGCGCGAACGCATCGGTGCGATCAAGTCGGTGCGATCGACGCGGACGACGATCGTGCTCGGCACGCTGCGGGAGACGTATCGGCTGCCCGTCGGCGTCGAGCCCGACGCCGAGACGGCGCGGTGA
- a CDS encoding zf-HC2 domain-containing protein → MTSFEQHLDIDQLGDFLDGLLLPEQRQVAEDHLAICTTCTERRDRLESLISASRALPDEIDPPIDLWTDVHERIQPMSARWRQRWILAAAAIVLVAASSAVTAILVRRPIIVRPVAVSTTIASNQLPASARSVDADYAAAIHDLNETLDENRAKLDPSTVAKVEASLHVIDGAIDEARRALAADPANLTLLDLLAANYERKLELLRRANALLPSI, encoded by the coding sequence ATGACATCATTTGAACAGCATCTGGATATCGATCAGCTCGGAGACTTTCTCGACGGACTTCTGCTACCCGAGCAGCGCCAGGTCGCCGAAGATCATCTTGCGATCTGCACGACGTGCACGGAACGGCGCGACCGTCTCGAGTCGCTCATCAGTGCCTCACGAGCCCTGCCTGACGAGATCGATCCACCGATTGACCTCTGGACCGACGTTCACGAACGCATTCAGCCAATGTCCGCTCGTTGGCGACAGCGCTGGATTCTGGCTGCCGCGGCGATCGTCCTCGTCGCCGCGTCTTCTGCCGTGACCGCGATTCTCGTGCGCCGGCCGATTATCGTTAGGCCCGTCGCTGTGTCCACGACGATCGCCTCGAACCAACTTCCCGCTTCCGCGCGCTCGGTCGATGCCGACTACGCGGCCGCGATCCATGATCTGAACGAAACCCTCGACGAGAACCGAGCGAAGCTCGACCCCTCGACGGTGGCAAAGGTAGAGGCAAGCCTCCACGTCATCGACGGCGCGATCGACGAGGCACGACGAGCGCTCGCCGCGGATCCAGCCAATCTCACGCTCCTCGACCTGCTCGCCGCAAACTACGAGCGCAAGCTCGAACTGTTGCGGCGCGCGAATGCGTTGCTGCCAAGCATCTGA
- a CDS encoding DUF4097 family beta strand repeat-containing protein, producing the protein MTAYQLTRCLLGTAFALGVAGKTLEAQRTIEIRRAVTSTPSIRISGAFAELNIHGWKKDSAAITGTIPSDARFDGGFVTSSTPSTGAKYYMETASGVPSGKLDLYVPTGARVWAKSGSAKIEVEGMTGGLDLNIIGGSVHVRGNPHELTVESMDGSVTVDGSPPWTRLKTATGDIALAGNSDDAGLTTVSGTIRVVSGRFERARLESVTGAVDFAGDVEHGGSLDVDTHSGSIDLRLSPKMGADFDVASVAGTIENTLTNRPAVPGREGRGQETGFTTGGGGARVYIRSFKGNIRLQPWSKISTQVF; encoded by the coding sequence ATGACCGCATATCAATTGACGCGCTGCCTGCTCGGCACCGCATTCGCGCTCGGCGTAGCCGGCAAGACGCTTGAAGCGCAACGCACGATCGAGATTCGGCGTGCCGTCACATCGACCCCGTCGATTCGCATCTCCGGCGCCTTTGCCGAATTGAACATCCACGGATGGAAGAAGGACAGCGCCGCGATCACCGGCACGATTCCGAGCGACGCCCGCTTCGACGGCGGTTTCGTCACGTCGAGCACACCGTCGACCGGAGCCAAATACTACATGGAGACGGCGTCGGGTGTGCCGAGCGGGAAGCTTGACCTCTACGTGCCGACGGGCGCGCGCGTCTGGGCGAAGAGCGGAAGCGCAAAGATCGAGGTGGAGGGTATGACGGGCGGTCTCGACCTCAACATCATCGGCGGATCGGTGCACGTCCGCGGGAACCCGCACGAGCTCACGGTCGAATCAATGGATGGTTCGGTCACGGTCGATGGCTCGCCGCCCTGGACGCGACTCAAGACGGCGACGGGAGACATCGCGCTCGCCGGCAACAGTGACGACGCGGGCCTAACGACGGTGAGCGGAACCATTCGTGTCGTCTCCGGCCGCTTCGAGCGCGCGAGACTGGAATCGGTGACCGGTGCGGTTGATTTCGCTGGCGACGTCGAGCACGGCGGCTCGCTCGATGTCGATACGCACAGCGGGTCGATCGACCTCCGGCTGTCGCCAAAAATGGGCGCCGATTTCGACGTCGCCTCGGTGGCAGGCACAATCGAGAATACGCTCACGAATCGACCAGCCGTACCGGGACGGGAAGGTCGCGGCCAGGAGACCGGGTTTACGACGGGTGGGGGTGGTGCCCGCGTCTACATCCGGAGCTTCAAGGGGAATATCCGACTGCAGCCATGGAGTAAAATCTCGACACAAGTGTTCTAA
- a CDS encoding OsmC family protein, translated as MTVPTATKPVITRSRAVWIGDHRFDAGPEGRTVTVDADSKSAPGPVETLLNAIATCGGVDVIDILAKRRTPAERFVVNVTATRRTEAPRRVQRLEVELCIDGAGITADHAERAIELAFEKYCSVAASLAPDIVAETTLVLNGERHPPQRRRIWTSQ; from the coding sequence ATGACGGTGCCGACGGCGACGAAGCCTGTCATCACGAGAAGCCGAGCCGTCTGGATCGGCGACCACCGGTTCGACGCTGGACCCGAAGGCCGCACCGTGACCGTGGACGCCGACTCGAAGTCCGCGCCCGGTCCGGTTGAGACTTTGCTCAACGCGATCGCGACCTGTGGCGGCGTGGACGTGATCGATATTCTCGCGAAGCGTCGTACGCCGGCCGAGCGATTTGTCGTGAACGTGACGGCGACGCGGCGCACGGAAGCGCCGCGTCGCGTCCAGCGTCTCGAGGTCGAGCTTTGCATCGACGGCGCGGGCATCACGGCCGATCACGCCGAGCGCGCGATCGAGTTGGCATTCGAGAAGTATTGCTCGGTCGCGGCGTCGCTCGCACCGGATATCGTGGCGGAAACGACGCTGGTGTTGAACGGCGAACGCCACCCGCCGCAGCGACGGAGGATCTGGACGTCGCAGTGA
- a CDS encoding alpha/beta fold hydrolase, whose amino-acid sequence MLDTITIGSLRLTSAQPRPGTGNKPPMLFIPGYFASAWVYESYLPFFAERGYAGFALNLRGREGSALPSGVMLGRVSIDDFIDDARQVARWLIERLGRPIVVGHSMGGLIAQKLGEEGLARALVLLSPAPPRGISVMTGKLFLRQLRHLPALFRSKRIAPRWKDMRELVLNRIPEGEQRSTFERFVSDSGRVGREMSFGAVRVDADRLRENGCPVLVVTSDDDRFIPPRIAQRVAQRYRAPVYMARGHGHLMLREPGWNEAASFIASWLERETPA is encoded by the coding sequence ATGCTCGATACCATCACGATCGGAAGCCTGAGGCTGACCTCGGCCCAACCGCGCCCAGGAACGGGAAACAAGCCACCGATGCTGTTTATTCCCGGCTACTTCGCGTCGGCGTGGGTCTATGAATCCTATCTTCCTTTCTTCGCCGAGCGTGGGTACGCGGGATTCGCGCTGAATCTGCGCGGGCGAGAAGGGAGCGCACTTCCATCCGGAGTGATGCTTGGACGCGTATCGATCGACGATTTCATCGATGACGCGCGTCAGGTGGCGCGATGGCTCATCGAGCGACTGGGCCGGCCGATTGTCGTCGGTCACTCGATGGGCGGATTGATCGCGCAGAAGCTCGGCGAGGAAGGATTGGCCCGGGCGCTCGTGTTGCTATCACCCGCGCCTCCGCGCGGCATCAGCGTAATGACCGGAAAGCTTTTCCTGCGACAACTTCGGCACCTGCCCGCCTTGTTCCGCTCAAAGCGCATCGCTCCGCGCTGGAAGGACATGCGTGAGCTCGTGCTAAACCGCATACCCGAGGGGGAGCAGCGGTCGACGTTCGAGCGATTCGTCTCGGACAGCGGCCGTGTCGGACGCGAGATGAGTTTCGGCGCCGTGAGAGTCGACGCCGATCGCCTTCGCGAGAACGGCTGTCCCGTTCTCGTGGTCACGAGCGATGACGACCGCTTCATTCCGCCACGGATCGCGCAGCGCGTCGCGCAGCGGTATCGTGCGCCCGTGTACATGGCGCGTGGACATGGACATCTCATGCTGCGGGAACCGGGCTGGAACGAGGCCGCTTCGTTCATCGCGTCGTGGCTCGAGCGTGAGACTCCTGCATAG
- a CDS encoding TerC family protein, producing the protein MVSLFLFAIGLTDDGKMVGIATNMWFWVIFIAFVLAMLALDLGVFHRTEHVVHPKEASAWVTVWVGLALAFAGGLFAIYGHHVALRFLTGYVIEESLSIDNIFVMVLIFEYFKVPAACQHRVLFYGILGALVMRGLFIGLGTVLLARFHWVIYVFGAMLIVTGVRMALKQDEEFEGDRNPVVRGARKVIPLAQRFHGKHFFVVENGRRLATPLFLVLILVEVTDLVFAIDSIPAIFGVTRDPFIVFTSNIFAILGLRSLYFLLAAVVDRFYLLKYGIATILTFVGVKMLGEQWFHVDVLPSLAIILGVLSVSIAASLIWPQRDKGPRFAREAGQKTGSMFGSRFRRSNGGGARNPR; encoded by the coding sequence GTGGTCTCGCTTTTCTTATTTGCTATCGGGCTGACGGATGATGGCAAGATGGTAGGGATCGCGACCAACATGTGGTTCTGGGTGATCTTCATCGCCTTCGTGCTGGCGATGTTGGCGCTCGACCTCGGCGTGTTCCATCGAACGGAGCATGTCGTTCACCCGAAGGAGGCGTCGGCTTGGGTGACCGTGTGGGTCGGCCTCGCTCTCGCCTTCGCCGGTGGACTCTTCGCGATCTACGGCCATCACGTCGCGCTGAGGTTTCTCACCGGCTACGTCATCGAAGAGTCACTGAGCATCGACAACATCTTCGTGATGGTGCTCATCTTCGAGTACTTCAAGGTACCGGCGGCGTGTCAGCATCGCGTGTTGTTCTATGGCATCCTCGGCGCGCTCGTTATGCGCGGCCTGTTCATCGGCCTCGGCACGGTGCTGCTCGCTCGTTTTCACTGGGTGATTTACGTCTTCGGCGCGATGTTGATCGTCACGGGCGTGCGCATGGCGCTGAAGCAGGACGAGGAGTTCGAGGGGGATCGAAATCCCGTGGTGCGCGGCGCGCGGAAAGTGATTCCGCTCGCCCAGAGGTTTCACGGCAAGCACTTCTTCGTCGTCGAGAACGGACGGCGGCTGGCAACGCCACTCTTTCTCGTGCTCATCCTTGTCGAGGTGACGGACCTCGTCTTCGCGATCGACTCGATCCCCGCGATTTTCGGTGTGACACGAGATCCGTTCATCGTGTTCACGTCGAATATTTTCGCGATTCTCGGATTGCGCTCGTTGTACTTCTTGCTCGCAGCCGTCGTCGATCGCTTTTATCTGCTCAAGTACGGGATTGCGACAATACTCACCTTTGTCGGTGTGAAGATGCTCGGCGAGCAATGGTTCCACGTCGACGTGCTGCCCTCGCTCGCGATCATTCTCGGCGTGCTTTCGGTATCGATTGCGGCAAGCCTCATCTGGCCGCAACGCGACAAAGGGCCGCGATTCGCGCGCGAGGCAGGGCAGAAGACCGGTTCGATGTTCGGCTCGCGATTCCGCCGCTCCAACGGCGGCGGCGCGCGAAATCCTCGGTAG
- a CDS encoding sulfurtransferase yields MPTMTTDQAAVDAEIQRKGYAHPEVLVTTNWLADHLHDSNVRIIESDEDVLLFDTGHIPGAQKVDWHVDLNDALIRDYVSKEQFQELLRAKGIDESTTVIFYGDKNNWWATYAFWVFQLFGFTNARVLDGGRSKWESEGRPMTTEVPHLNRTNYEARERRDEPIRAFMSDVRRHADRRGMLVDVRSPDEYTGKKLHMPDYPQEGALRGGHIPGAKSVPWARAANSDGSFKSAQELRDIYEKEQGLQQSDDVIAYCRIGERSSHTWFVLTYLLGYDHVRNYDGSWTEWGNAVRAPIER; encoded by the coding sequence ATGCCAACGATGACGACCGATCAGGCCGCGGTCGATGCCGAGATTCAGCGCAAGGGATACGCTCATCCCGAAGTGCTGGTGACCACGAACTGGCTCGCCGACCACCTGCACGATTCCAACGTTCGGATCATCGAGAGCGATGAGGATGTCCTGCTCTTCGATACCGGTCATATTCCAGGTGCGCAAAAGGTCGATTGGCATGTCGACCTGAACGACGCCCTCATTCGCGACTACGTGAGCAAGGAGCAATTTCAGGAGCTTCTGCGCGCAAAGGGCATCGATGAGTCGACGACCGTGATCTTTTACGGCGACAAGAACAACTGGTGGGCAACGTACGCCTTCTGGGTCTTCCAGCTTTTTGGCTTCACGAATGCGCGCGTCCTCGATGGCGGCCGCTCGAAGTGGGAGAGCGAAGGTCGGCCGATGACGACCGAGGTTCCGCACCTCAATCGCACGAACTACGAGGCGCGCGAGCGGCGCGACGAGCCGATTCGCGCTTTCATGTCGGATGTGCGTCGCCACGCCGATCGGCGCGGCATGCTCGTGGACGTGCGGTCGCCTGACGAGTACACGGGCAAGAAGCTGCACATGCCCGACTATCCCCAGGAAGGAGCACTCCGCGGCGGCCACATCCCCGGCGCGAAGAGCGTTCCGTGGGCGCGGGCGGCGAACAGCGACGGCTCGTTCAAATCCGCTCAAGAGTTGCGCGACATCTATGAGAAGGAGCAGGGACTGCAGCAGAGCGACGATGTCATCGCATACTGCCGCATCGGGGAGCGGTCGTCGCACACCTGGTTCGTGTTGACCTATCTCTTGGGTTACGATCACGTGCGCAACTACGACGGGTCGTGGACCGAATGGGGGAACGCAGTTCGGGCGCCAATCGAGCGATGA
- a CDS encoding sigma-70 family RNA polymerase sigma factor, translating into MLTDLAESTIAAMPQPMERDAERDLVAKAQRGDVAAFEALYRANAPRVYALALRLTSDANNARELTQDVFVQAWQRLTAFRGDAAFSSWLHRITVNTTFMRSRGERRRAAHIRLESDTDETELGATSEAGRGSVPAIDIAQAVDLERAIAALPAGARRVFVLHDVIGYRHEEIARLTGLAEGTLRAQLHRARRLLMEALER; encoded by the coding sequence ATGCTTACGGACCTCGCTGAGTCGACCATCGCCGCGATGCCTCAACCCATGGAGCGCGACGCCGAGCGGGACCTCGTCGCCAAGGCACAGCGCGGCGACGTCGCGGCGTTCGAGGCGCTCTATCGAGCGAATGCGCCGCGCGTCTACGCACTGGCGCTCCGTCTGACCAGCGACGCCAACAACGCGCGCGAGCTCACTCAGGACGTCTTTGTCCAGGCATGGCAGCGCCTAACGGCCTTCCGCGGCGACGCCGCCTTCTCGTCGTGGCTGCACCGCATCACCGTCAACACGACGTTCATGCGCAGCCGCGGCGAGCGGCGCCGCGCCGCGCACATTCGCCTCGAGAGCGACACTGACGAGACCGAACTCGGCGCCACGAGCGAAGCGGGGAGGGGAAGCGTTCCCGCGATCGACATCGCGCAGGCGGTTGACCTCGAGCGGGCCATTGCCGCGCTGCCGGCGGGCGCGCGGCGCGTCTTCGTGCTTCACGACGTCATTGGCTACCGCCACGAAGAGATTGCGCGACTTACCGGACTGGCCGAGGGCACGTTGCGCGCACAGCTGCACCGCGCGCGTCGGCTCCTCATGGAGGCACTCGAGCGATGA
- a CDS encoding (2Fe-2S) ferredoxin domain-containing protein has protein sequence MNFSEPFLEPYSRHILVCVGGFCSPDRRGRELYSLLPALLEREGLLFGPERVKRGETPCLGVCSGGPIVVVYPDGVWYGRVTPQLLERIVVEHLRDGRVVEDAVFYRLK, from the coding sequence ATGAATTTCTCCGAGCCGTTTCTCGAGCCCTACTCCCGTCATATCCTCGTGTGCGTCGGTGGATTTTGCTCACCCGATCGGCGCGGCCGAGAGCTCTATTCACTGCTACCCGCGCTCCTCGAGCGCGAAGGTCTTCTCTTCGGTCCGGAGCGAGTCAAGCGAGGCGAGACCCCTTGTCTGGGTGTCTGCTCGGGCGGCCCGATTGTCGTCGTGTATCCCGACGGCGTGTGGTACGGACGCGTCACTCCACAGCTGCTGGAGAGAATCGTCGTGGAGCATCTCCGCGACGGGCGAGTAGTCGAAGACGCAGTTTTCTATCGCCTGAAGTGA
- a CDS encoding ATP-binding protein yields the protein MSTSPAASSETESRPYDREIPIGSDRDALTHALAQSEERFQRLVHRVHVGVFRASADGQLLEANPALVRMLGYACESDLLGLQLQRDLFADAAEGERFCQKLTRAPINRVSTRWKRRDGTSVTVRISVREIRDEDSKVSFYDGIVDDVTDRLRQQELLRRTERMACLGATLAGVAHELNNPLAAILGFAQLLMKKDVDAEARLALETIDHEASRAGRIVRDLLTLVRKRDTERRVRISLNEIVGYIVGTRRYALETHGIACISCADPQLPVVVGDRTQLEQVVLNLLNNAEQAVRSTREVGGHVQIRTLADGANAVLEIEDDGPGIPDDARERIWDPFWTTKGFASGTGLGLTVVRDIVAGHGGDIRVETVVGPDGQTGARFVVRLPGVCGQASPADEFTEAAVRALDVLVVDPDAQSSGFLTAFLGSRGHAALAAPDLEYATRLANHLSFDAVVCDASATSGGSALEAFRSSAGCAAARFIITAGDPESTAKLRLPLPPATALVMRPYDLEELRILLED from the coding sequence ATGTCTACATCGCCCGCCGCCTCCTCCGAGACCGAATCTCGGCCGTACGACCGCGAGATCCCGATCGGCTCAGATCGCGACGCGTTGACGCACGCGCTGGCACAGAGTGAAGAGCGCTTTCAGCGGCTCGTGCACCGTGTGCACGTCGGCGTTTTTCGCGCATCCGCAGACGGGCAATTGCTCGAGGCGAATCCGGCACTCGTGCGGATGCTCGGCTATGCTTGCGAGAGCGACTTACTCGGACTGCAGCTTCAGCGCGACCTTTTCGCCGACGCCGCCGAGGGTGAGCGATTCTGCCAGAAGCTGACCCGCGCTCCGATAAACCGGGTCTCGACACGATGGAAGCGGCGGGACGGCACGTCTGTCACCGTCCGTATCTCCGTGCGCGAGATCCGCGACGAGGACTCGAAGGTGTCGTTCTACGATGGAATCGTCGATGACGTCACGGATCGACTTCGGCAGCAGGAGCTCCTTCGGCGCACCGAGCGCATGGCGTGCCTCGGCGCAACGTTGGCCGGTGTCGCGCACGAGCTCAACAACCCGCTCGCGGCGATCCTGGGCTTCGCACAACTGCTCATGAAGAAGGACGTCGACGCCGAAGCCCGGCTGGCGCTCGAAACGATCGATCACGAGGCGTCGCGCGCCGGCCGCATCGTGCGCGATCTGCTGACGCTCGTACGAAAGCGAGATACCGAGCGCCGCGTGCGCATCAGCCTGAATGAGATCGTCGGATACATCGTTGGGACGCGGCGCTACGCGCTCGAGACACATGGTATCGCCTGTATCTCGTGCGCCGATCCGCAGCTGCCGGTCGTCGTCGGTGATCGAACCCAGCTCGAGCAGGTCGTTTTGAACTTGCTGAACAACGCCGAGCAAGCCGTTCGCTCGACGCGGGAGGTAGGCGGTCACGTGCAAATTCGCACTCTGGCCGACGGAGCGAACGCGGTACTCGAGATCGAGGACGACGGGCCCGGTATTCCGGACGATGCCCGCGAACGAATCTGGGATCCGTTCTGGACGACCAAGGGATTCGCGTCGGGAACGGGGCTCGGACTCACGGTCGTTCGAGATATCGTGGCCGGTCACGGCGGCGACATCCGTGTCGAGACTGTCGTGGGTCCGGACGGCCAAACCGGCGCACGCTTCGTCGTACGTCTGCCCGGGGTGTGCGGACAGGCTTCGCCCGCGGACGAGTTCACCGAGGCCGCTGTTCGCGCGCTCGATGTGCTCGTGGTCGATCCGGACGCACAAAGCTCGGGGTTTCTCACCGCATTTCTCGGTTCTCGGGGACACGCGGCCCTGGCCGCGCCGGATCTCGAGTACGCGACGCGACTCGCCAATCATCTCAGTTTCGATGCGGTGGTCTGCGACGCGAGCGCGACCAGCGGTGGTTCAGCGTTGGAGGCATTCCGCAGCAGCGCGGGGTGCGCCGCGGCGCGCTTCATCATCACCGCCGGAGACCCGGAAAGCACCGCCAAGCTGCGTCTCCCGCTGCCTCCGGCAACCGCGCTCGTGATGCGCCCATACGACCTCGAGGAGCTACGGATTCTGCTCGAGGATTAG